One segment of Anopheles stephensi strain Indian chromosome 3, UCI_ANSTEP_V1.0, whole genome shotgun sequence DNA contains the following:
- the LOC118509087 gene encoding proton-coupled amino acid transporter-like protein pathetic isoform X2: MKSELNDVPAQTAAGSTLPLVDMIKDDEEAGTYNPFENRKLTHPTTDMETLVHLLKGSLGSGILAMPLAFVNAGLWFGLVATIAIGAICTYCIHILVRCSHILCRRAQLPSLGFADVAEVAFLAGPEQLKKYSRLARFIINLFLVIDLIGCCCIYIVFVATNLKQVVDHYTHSYWDVRIYILMMLVPLILLNLIRKLKYLTPFSLIANVLIGAGVGITLYYIVTDLPALSDRKAIAEVQHMPMFFGTVIFALEGIGVVMSLENNMKNPQNFIGCPGVLNTGMSVVVMLYATVGFLGYLKYGDDTKGSITLNLPVEDVLAQMVKLMIAVAIFLTYALQFYVPMEIIWKNIKGNFNEHQNAAEYTLRIGLVILTVIIAAALPNLGPFITLIGAVCLSTLGLMFPAVIELVTFYEKPGYGRFNWVLWKNVFLILFGVVGFVTGTYVSIVEFSEHLEEV; the protein is encoded by the exons ATGAAGTCCGAGCTGAACGATGTTCCGGCACAGACGGCCGCCGGGTCCACGTTACCCTTGGTGGACATGATCAAGGATGACGAAGAGGCCGGAACGTACAATCCGTTCGAGAACCGAAAGCTGACGCACCCGACCACCGATATGGAAACTCTGGTCCATCTGCTGAAAGGTTCGCTAGGATCAGGTATTCTAGCGATGCCGTTAGCATTCGTGAACGCTGGACTCTGGTTTGGATTGGTCGCTACGATCGCGATCGGTGCCATCTGTACCTACTGCATCCACATCCTGGTGCGCTGTTCACACATCTTGTGCCGAAGGGCACAGCTACCATCGCTTGGATTTGCTGACGTGGCCGAGGTAGCGTTCCTTGCCGGTCCTGAACAGCTGAAGAAGTACTCTCGACTCGCTCGGTTCATCATCAACCTGTTTCTGGTGATCGATCTGATTGGGTGCTGCTGCATCTACATCGTGTTCGTGGCGACCAATCTGAAGCAGGTGGTGGACCACTACACCCATTCCTACTGGGATGTGCGTATTTACATCCTGATGATGTTGGTACCGCTGATCCTGCTTAACCTGATCCGAAAGCTGAAGTACCTGACGCCGTTCTCGCTGATCGCTAACGTGCTGATTGGGGCTGGTGTTGGCATCACACTGTACTACATCGTCACTGATCTGCCGGCCCTGTCCGATCGCAAAGCGATTGCTGAAGTTCAACACATGCCAATGTTCTTCGGAACTGTTATCTTCGCGCTGGAAGGCATCGGTGTAGTTATGTCGCTGGAGAACAACATGAAGAACCCGCAGAACTTTATCGGCTGTCCCGGGGTGCTCAACACTGGAATGTCCGTTGTGGTGATGCTGTACGCAACGGTCGGCTTTTTGGGCTACTTGAAGTATGGAGATGACACCAAGGGCAGTATTACGTTGAACCTTCCGGTGGAGGATGT GTTGGCTCAAATGGTAAAGCTCATGATTGCGGTAGCCATCTTCCTTACCTATGCGCTCCAATTCTACGTGCCCATGGAGATCATCTGGAAAAACATCAAAGGAAACTTCAATGAGCACCAGAACGCGGCCGAGTACACCCTCCGAATTGGTCTGGTG ATCCTTACGGTCATAATTGCAGCAGCACTCCCCAACCTCGGTCCGTTCATCACCCTCATCGGAGCTGTGTGTCTGAGCACGCTTGGTTTGATGTTCCCGGCCGTGATAGAGCTGGTCACGTTCTACGAAAAGCCCGGGTACGGCCGATTCAACTGGGTCCTGTGGAAGAACGTGTTTCTCATTCTGTTTGGTGTGGTCGGCTTCGTCACCGGCACTTACGTCAGTATTGTGGAGTTCTCGGAGCATCTGGAAGAAGTGTAA
- the LOC118509087 gene encoding proton-coupled amino acid transporter-like protein pathetic isoform X1 gives MDNYKKKTPGRVQHLEYTQIRPQLTGGSKSELTGYIFGRMKSELNDVPAQTAAGSTLPLVDMIKDDEEAGTYNPFENRKLTHPTTDMETLVHLLKGSLGSGILAMPLAFVNAGLWFGLVATIAIGAICTYCIHILVRCSHILCRRAQLPSLGFADVAEVAFLAGPEQLKKYSRLARFIINLFLVIDLIGCCCIYIVFVATNLKQVVDHYTHSYWDVRIYILMMLVPLILLNLIRKLKYLTPFSLIANVLIGAGVGITLYYIVTDLPALSDRKAIAEVQHMPMFFGTVIFALEGIGVVMSLENNMKNPQNFIGCPGVLNTGMSVVVMLYATVGFLGYLKYGDDTKGSITLNLPVEDVLAQMVKLMIAVAIFLTYALQFYVPMEIIWKNIKGNFNEHQNAAEYTLRIGLVILTVIIAAALPNLGPFITLIGAVCLSTLGLMFPAVIELVTFYEKPGYGRFNWVLWKNVFLILFGVVGFVTGTYVSIVEFSEHLEEV, from the exons CAAATACGTCCGCAGCTCACCGGAGGCAGCAAGTCCGAGCTTACGGGATACATTTTCGGTCGTATGAAGTCCGAGCTGAACGATGTTCCGGCACAGACGGCCGCCGGGTCCACGTTACCCTTGGTGGACATGATCAAGGATGACGAAGAGGCCGGAACGTACAATCCGTTCGAGAACCGAAAGCTGACGCACCCGACCACCGATATGGAAACTCTGGTCCATCTGCTGAAAGGTTCGCTAGGATCAGGTATTCTAGCGATGCCGTTAGCATTCGTGAACGCTGGACTCTGGTTTGGATTGGTCGCTACGATCGCGATCGGTGCCATCTGTACCTACTGCATCCACATCCTGGTGCGCTGTTCACACATCTTGTGCCGAAGGGCACAGCTACCATCGCTTGGATTTGCTGACGTGGCCGAGGTAGCGTTCCTTGCCGGTCCTGAACAGCTGAAGAAGTACTCTCGACTCGCTCGGTTCATCATCAACCTGTTTCTGGTGATCGATCTGATTGGGTGCTGCTGCATCTACATCGTGTTCGTGGCGACCAATCTGAAGCAGGTGGTGGACCACTACACCCATTCCTACTGGGATGTGCGTATTTACATCCTGATGATGTTGGTACCGCTGATCCTGCTTAACCTGATCCGAAAGCTGAAGTACCTGACGCCGTTCTCGCTGATCGCTAACGTGCTGATTGGGGCTGGTGTTGGCATCACACTGTACTACATCGTCACTGATCTGCCGGCCCTGTCCGATCGCAAAGCGATTGCTGAAGTTCAACACATGCCAATGTTCTTCGGAACTGTTATCTTCGCGCTGGAAGGCATCGGTGTAGTTATGTCGCTGGAGAACAACATGAAGAACCCGCAGAACTTTATCGGCTGTCCCGGGGTGCTCAACACTGGAATGTCCGTTGTGGTGATGCTGTACGCAACGGTCGGCTTTTTGGGCTACTTGAAGTATGGAGATGACACCAAGGGCAGTATTACGTTGAACCTTCCGGTGGAGGATGT GTTGGCTCAAATGGTAAAGCTCATGATTGCGGTAGCCATCTTCCTTACCTATGCGCTCCAATTCTACGTGCCCATGGAGATCATCTGGAAAAACATCAAAGGAAACTTCAATGAGCACCAGAACGCGGCCGAGTACACCCTCCGAATTGGTCTGGTG ATCCTTACGGTCATAATTGCAGCAGCACTCCCCAACCTCGGTCCGTTCATCACCCTCATCGGAGCTGTGTGTCTGAGCACGCTTGGTTTGATGTTCCCGGCCGTGATAGAGCTGGTCACGTTCTACGAAAAGCCCGGGTACGGCCGATTCAACTGGGTCCTGTGGAAGAACGTGTTTCTCATTCTGTTTGGTGTGGTCGGCTTCGTCACCGGCACTTACGTCAGTATTGTGGAGTTCTCGGAGCATCTGGAAGAAGTGTAA